One segment of Pseudomonas asgharzadehiana DNA contains the following:
- the moaB gene encoding molybdenum cofactor biosynthesis protein B: MAHLKQRHFVPLNIAVLTISDTRTLDTDTSGQTLVDRLLGAGHVLVDRGLVTDDIYQIRAQVSLWIADPEVQVVLMTGGTGFTARDNTPQAVLALLDKQVDGFGELFRQVSLAEIGMSTLQSRALAGMSNGVLVCCLPGSPGACRTAWDQILLSQLDSRTGPCNFVPHLKPQAAQVLGVCEARS, encoded by the coding sequence ATGGCCCATTTGAAACAACGGCATTTCGTCCCCCTGAACATCGCCGTACTGACCATCAGCGACACCCGCACCCTCGACACGGATACCTCTGGCCAGACCCTGGTGGACCGCTTGCTGGGCGCCGGGCATGTGTTGGTGGACCGTGGTTTGGTGACGGACGATATCTACCAGATCCGCGCGCAGGTCTCCCTGTGGATCGCCGACCCTGAGGTGCAAGTGGTGCTGATGACCGGCGGCACCGGCTTCACGGCGCGCGACAACACGCCTCAAGCGGTACTGGCGTTATTGGATAAACAGGTCGACGGCTTTGGCGAGCTGTTCCGCCAGGTGTCGCTGGCCGAGATCGGCATGTCGACCCTGCAATCGCGTGCCCTGGCCGGCATGAGCAACGGCGTGTTGGTGTGTTGCCTGCCCGGTTCGCCTGGCGCCTGTCGCACCGCGTGGGACCAGATCCTGCTCAGCCAACTGGACAGTCGCACCGGCCCGTGCAATTTCGTGCCGCACCTTAAACCGCAGGCCGCTCAAGTACTCGGCGTCTGCGAGGCGCGGTCATGA
- the pdxH gene encoding pyridoxamine 5'-phosphate oxidase: protein MPLSLAQLRRNYTLYGLRDDLVQDDPVALFGQWLDQARKTEVPPAEANSMALATVDRDGHAHCRILLLKGFRADGFFFFGHYQSAKGQELASNPHAAMTFFWPGLERQVRVEGPVVRADAQLSDDYFDARPAASQLGAWASPQSQPLGHRSELESRLREVTERFAGHRPPRPEHWGGYCLQPRRIEFWQGRPDRLHDRLDYRLHDGAWQRTRLAP from the coding sequence ATGCCCCTGTCTCTTGCACAACTGCGCCGCAACTACACCCTGTATGGCTTGAGGGACGACCTGGTACAGGACGATCCCGTGGCACTGTTTGGCCAGTGGCTCGATCAGGCGCGCAAGACCGAAGTGCCCCCGGCCGAGGCCAACAGCATGGCCCTGGCCACGGTCGACCGTGACGGGCATGCCCATTGCCGCATCCTGTTGCTTAAGGGCTTTCGCGCTGACGGTTTTTTCTTCTTTGGCCATTATCAGAGCGCCAAGGGCCAGGAGCTGGCGAGCAATCCCCACGCCGCCATGACGTTTTTCTGGCCGGGGCTTGAGCGCCAGGTGCGCGTCGAAGGCCCGGTGGTACGGGCGGATGCGCAGCTGTCGGACGACTATTTCGACGCCCGTCCCGCCGCCAGCCAGTTGGGCGCCTGGGCCTCGCCGCAAAGCCAGCCGCTTGGCCATCGCAGCGAACTGGAAAGCCGCTTGCGCGAGGTCACCGAGCGTTTCGCCGGCCATCGCCCGCCACGGCCCGAGCATTGGGGTGGCTACTGCCTGCAACCGCGGCGCATCGAGTTCTGGCAAGGCCGCCCCGACCGCCTGCATGACCGTCTCGACTATCGCCTGCACGATGGCGCATGGCAGCGCACACGCCTCGCCCCCTAA
- a CDS encoding NnrS family protein — protein MHVLDRRKAMSITPLFRLAFRPFFLGACLLAALAIPLWLLALGGATGGWQPAGGWLAWHRHELLFGFGVATIAGFLLTAVQTWTGRPGLSGGPLAALAGLWLAARLGWLLNLPWPLLALLELSFPLAVAGVMGWTLWQVRQKRNYPIVLVLVLLAVADGISLYGLLRQDDGWQRQSVLTGLWLVAAMMGLIGGRVIPFFTQRGLGRVEAVKPWPWLDRLLLGGAILVALAYAAGLAAAPGVWLGGLFAALGLGHLLRLARWHDRGLWRVPLLWSLHLAYAWLALACLGMALWHLGAPLNPSLAVHALTVGAMGGLILAMIARVSLGHTGRPLQPPSGMTLAFVLLNLACVCRVLMVPVWPVAALWLAGLCWSVGLGLYLWRYGPMLWQARVDGHPG, from the coding sequence ATGCACGTACTGGATCGGCGCAAGGCAATGTCGATTACCCCGTTGTTTCGCTTGGCCTTCCGGCCATTTTTCCTCGGCGCGTGCCTGTTGGCGGCGCTGGCGATTCCCTTGTGGTTGCTGGCCCTGGGTGGCGCCACCGGCGGTTGGCAGCCGGCCGGCGGCTGGCTGGCGTGGCATCGGCATGAGTTGCTGTTTGGCTTTGGCGTGGCAACGATCGCCGGGTTCCTGCTCACGGCCGTGCAGACCTGGACCGGTCGCCCCGGCCTCAGCGGCGGGCCGTTGGCGGCGCTGGCCGGGCTGTGGCTGGCGGCGCGGCTGGGCTGGTTGCTGAACCTGCCATGGCCGTTGCTGGCGCTGCTGGAACTGAGTTTCCCGCTGGCCGTGGCCGGGGTGATGGGGTGGACACTGTGGCAGGTACGGCAGAAGCGTAACTACCCGATTGTGCTGGTGCTGGTGCTGCTGGCCGTGGCGGATGGGATTTCGCTGTACGGGCTGTTGCGTCAGGACGATGGCTGGCAGCGCCAGTCGGTGCTCACCGGGTTATGGCTGGTGGCGGCGATGATGGGCCTGATCGGCGGCCGCGTGATTCCGTTTTTTACCCAGCGCGGGCTGGGCCGGGTCGAGGCGGTAAAACCCTGGCCCTGGCTTGATCGCCTGTTATTGGGCGGCGCGATCCTGGTGGCGCTGGCCTATGCCGCAGGTCTGGCGGCTGCGCCCGGAGTGTGGCTTGGCGGCTTGTTCGCCGCCCTGGGCCTTGGCCATCTGTTGCGCCTGGCGCGTTGGCATGATCGTGGCCTGTGGCGCGTGCCGCTGCTGTGGTCGTTGCACCTGGCGTATGCCTGGCTGGCACTGGCGTGCCTGGGCATGGCGCTGTGGCACTTGGGGGCGCCGCTCAACCCGAGCCTGGCGGTGCATGCGCTGACCGTAGGCGCCATGGGCGGTTTGATCCTGGCGATGATCGCGCGGGTCAGCCTGGGCCACACCGGCCGGCCCTTGCAGCCGCCAAGCGGAATGACCCTGGCCTTTGTGCTGCTGAACCTGGCGTGTGTCTGCCGGGTGTTGATGGTGCCGGTGTGGCCGGTGGCGGCGTTGTGGTTGGCCGGCCTGTGCTGGTCCGTCGGCCTGGGGTTGTACCTGTGGCGTTATGGGCCGATGTTGTGGCAGGCGCGCGTCGACGGGCACCCCGGTTAG
- a CDS encoding Crp/Fnr family transcriptional regulator, whose amino-acid sequence MVLHRVHHQILRSHHLFEPMDEAQLNELMSSSQLLSVDKGEPLFRQGEPADAFYFVIAGAVKIYRLTPDGQEKVFEVIGERQTFAEAMMLMDTPNYVACAEAVCPTQLYRLSNATYMRLLQSNSRLTFALLAKLSVRLHQRVNEIETLSLKNATHRVVRYLLTQLMHLHADATRFELPMAKQLIAGHLSIQPETFSRIIRRLIDERIITQDGRHIAILDRPRLEQFE is encoded by the coding sequence ATGGTGCTCCATCGTGTCCATCACCAGATCCTGCGCAGCCATCACCTGTTCGAGCCCATGGACGAGGCCCAACTCAATGAGCTGATGAGCAGCAGCCAATTGCTCAGCGTCGACAAAGGCGAGCCGTTGTTTCGCCAGGGCGAGCCCGCCGACGCGTTCTATTTTGTGATTGCCGGCGCGGTGAAGATCTACCGTCTGACCCCGGACGGCCAGGAGAAAGTGTTCGAGGTCATCGGCGAGCGCCAGACCTTCGCCGAAGCGATGATGCTGATGGACACCCCCAACTACGTGGCGTGTGCCGAAGCGGTGTGCCCCACCCAGCTGTATCGCCTGTCCAACGCCACGTACATGCGCCTGCTGCAGAGCAACAGCCGCCTCACGTTTGCCCTGCTGGCCAAGTTGTCCGTGCGCCTGCATCAGCGGGTCAATGAGATCGAAACCCTGTCGCTGAAAAACGCCACCCACCGCGTGGTGCGCTACCTGTTGACCCAACTGATGCACCTGCACGCCGACGCGACGCGCTTCGAGTTGCCCATGGCCAAGCAATTGATCGCCGGGCACTTGTCGATCCAGCCGGAAACGTTCTCACGGATTATCCGACGCTTGATCGACGAACGGATCATCACTCAGGACGGTCGCCACATCGCCATACTCGACCGCCCGCGCCTGGAGCAATTTGAGTGA
- a CDS encoding nitric oxide reductase activation protein NorD: MAFTLELEEWVGSAWHRFITRRASVAFPEAQVQLADHQRSLALLFRALGGAAGITLEAAAERDLLLRRNVLMRIAGTCKQAPLASCDGSRLRLPASLAVFPQAALNRELYRWLALLAAQSGPMTHWARDNQRWTWLLLQRYPALRPSYRRLVDAHIALRPEPASLPPDEAAVEKALRKALREPGSVRHVPRSERAAWPLPLWLYPPLQLDTPQGGALDDDGEDLATPPGQQTGAPKRATRLDDNSRDGGLLVVRLENLFSWTEHIDLDRWSDDSQDPDAARVAEDLDQLSLSRQRVRKSGGLKLHLDLPPADVDDIPLGEGIKLPEWDYRQQRLQDGFVNLQLMQPRDAQPQPLPQRLVAQARRLRRQFQHLRTDRQWQRQQPQGTELDVQAWLDFHVQRQHGACAERGLFMEQRHTHRDLACLLLADLSMSTDAHLNDTQKVIDVIRDSLLLFAESLAGAGDRFALYGFSSLRRHQVRLQALKAFQQPYDDQIRGAIQGLKPGYYTRMGAAIRQATNLLGACRQRRKLLLLLTDGKPNDLDLYEGRYGVEDTRQAVLEARRQGLVPFCITIDKQAGDYVPYMFGAHGFTLIRQPEQLPQRLPQLYRQLTERQ; the protein is encoded by the coding sequence ATGGCCTTTACCCTGGAACTGGAAGAGTGGGTCGGCAGCGCCTGGCACCGCTTCATCACGCGCCGCGCCAGTGTGGCCTTCCCCGAAGCGCAGGTTCAATTGGCCGACCACCAGCGCAGCCTCGCCCTGCTGTTTCGCGCCCTCGGCGGTGCCGCCGGTATCACCCTGGAAGCCGCCGCCGAGCGCGATCTGCTGCTGCGGCGCAATGTGCTGATGCGCATCGCCGGCACCTGCAAGCAAGCACCGTTGGCCAGCTGTGACGGCAGTCGTCTGCGCCTGCCGGCGAGCCTCGCGGTGTTCCCCCAGGCCGCGCTGAACCGCGAACTCTATCGGTGGCTGGCGCTGCTGGCGGCGCAGTCGGGGCCGATGACACATTGGGCACGCGACAACCAGCGCTGGACCTGGCTGCTGTTGCAGCGTTACCCGGCACTGCGGCCCAGCTACCGGCGCCTGGTGGACGCGCACATTGCCCTGCGCCCTGAACCCGCCAGCTTGCCCCCCGACGAAGCGGCCGTGGAAAAAGCCTTGCGCAAGGCCCTGCGCGAGCCCGGCAGCGTGCGCCATGTGCCGCGCAGCGAGCGGGCCGCCTGGCCGTTGCCCCTGTGGTTGTACCCGCCCTTGCAACTGGACACGCCCCAGGGCGGCGCCCTGGATGACGACGGCGAAGACCTGGCGACCCCGCCAGGCCAACAAACCGGCGCCCCCAAGCGCGCCACGCGCCTGGACGACAACAGCCGCGACGGCGGCCTATTGGTGGTGCGCCTGGAAAACCTGTTCAGTTGGACCGAGCACATCGACCTTGATCGCTGGTCCGACGACAGCCAGGACCCGGACGCCGCACGCGTCGCCGAAGACCTCGACCAGTTGAGCCTGTCGCGCCAGCGCGTGCGCAAGAGTGGCGGCCTGAAACTGCACCTGGACCTGCCACCGGCCGACGTCGACGATATCCCTCTGGGCGAGGGCATCAAATTGCCCGAATGGGACTACCGTCAACAACGCCTGCAAGACGGCTTCGTCAACCTGCAACTGATGCAACCGCGCGACGCGCAACCCCAGCCGTTGCCGCAGCGTCTGGTTGCCCAGGCCCGGCGGCTGCGCCGGCAATTCCAGCACTTGCGCACTGACCGCCAGTGGCAACGCCAGCAACCCCAGGGCACAGAGCTCGACGTGCAAGCCTGGCTGGATTTTCACGTGCAGCGTCAGCACGGTGCCTGTGCCGAGCGCGGCCTGTTCATGGAGCAGCGCCACACCCACCGCGACCTGGCATGCCTGCTGCTGGCGGATCTGTCGATGTCCACCGATGCGCACTTGAACGATACGCAAAAGGTCATCGACGTGATTCGCGACAGCCTGCTGCTGTTCGCTGAAAGCCTGGCGGGGGCGGGGGATCGGTTTGCGCTGTACGGCTTCTCATCATTGCGTCGGCACCAGGTGCGCCTGCAGGCGCTCAAGGCATTCCAGCAACCTTACGATGATCAAATACGCGGGGCGATCCAAGGGCTGAAACCGGGTTATTACACCCGCATGGGCGCGGCGATTCGCCAGGCCACGAACCTGCTGGGCGCATGCCGGCAGCGGCGCAAATTGCTGTTGCTGCTCACCGACGGAAAACCCAATGACCTGGACCTGTACGAAGGCCGCTATGGCGTGGAAGACACCCGCCAGGCGGTGCTGGAGGCGCGGCGCCAAGGCTTGGTGCCGTTTTGCATCACCATCGACAAACAGGCCGGCGACTATGTGCCGTACATGTTCGGCGCCCACGGTTTTACCTTGATCCGCCAGCCCGAACAGTTACCGCAGCGCTTGCCGCAGCTGTACCGCCAACTCACCGAGCGTCAGTAG
- a CDS encoding cbb3-type cytochrome c oxidase subunit I gives MRSANPYLKFQSQAVAKPYFVFALMLFVGQVLFGLIMGLQYVVGDFLFPLIPFNVARMVHTNLLIVWLLFGFMGAAYYLVPEEADRELHSPKLAILLFWVFAVAGVLTILGYLLVPYAALAKLTHNELLPTMGREFLEQPTLTKMGIVVVCLGFLYNIGMTLLKGRKTTVSMVMMTGLIGLAVFFLFSFYNPGNLARDKFYWWWVVHLWVEGVWELIMGSMLAFVLIKVTGVDREVVEKWLYVIIAMALITGIIGTGHHFFWIGAPQVWLWVGSIFSALEPLPFLAMVMFAFTMVKRRRRQHPNRAATLWAKGTTVTAFFGAGVWGFLHTLAPVNFYTHGTQLTAAHGHLAFFGAYAMIVMTLISYAMPRLRGLGEAPDARAQTVEVWGFWMMVLSMVMITLFLTAAGAVQVWLQRWPVDGVALPFMATMDHLKVLFWARLGSGVVFLVGLLCYLYSFRQRGRVAEAAVRIVY, from the coding sequence ATGCGCAGCGCCAATCCCTATCTGAAATTCCAATCCCAGGCCGTGGCCAAACCCTATTTTGTGTTTGCCTTGATGCTGTTTGTCGGCCAAGTGCTGTTCGGCCTGATCATGGGCCTGCAATACGTCGTGGGTGACTTCCTGTTCCCGCTGATCCCCTTCAACGTGGCGCGGATGGTTCATACCAACCTGCTGATCGTGTGGCTGTTGTTTGGCTTCATGGGCGCGGCTTATTACCTGGTGCCTGAAGAGGCCGACCGCGAACTGCATAGCCCCAAACTGGCGATCCTGTTGTTCTGGGTATTTGCGGTGGCGGGCGTATTGACCATCCTTGGCTACCTGCTGGTGCCCTATGCGGCGCTGGCCAAGCTGACCCACAACGAACTGCTGCCGACCATGGGGCGTGAGTTCCTGGAGCAGCCGACGCTCACCAAGATGGGCATTGTGGTGGTGTGCCTGGGCTTTTTGTACAACATCGGCATGACCCTGCTCAAAGGCCGCAAGACCACCGTGAGCATGGTGATGATGACCGGGCTGATCGGCCTCGCGGTGTTCTTCCTGTTCTCCTTCTACAACCCCGGCAACCTGGCGCGGGACAAGTTCTACTGGTGGTGGGTGGTGCACCTGTGGGTGGAAGGTGTGTGGGAATTGATCATGGGTTCGATGCTGGCGTTCGTGTTGATCAAGGTCACCGGCGTCGACCGCGAGGTGGTGGAGAAATGGCTGTACGTGATCATCGCCATGGCCTTGATCACCGGCATCATCGGCACCGGCCACCACTTCTTCTGGATCGGCGCACCGCAGGTGTGGCTGTGGGTCGGTTCGATCTTCTCGGCCCTCGAACCATTGCCGTTCCTGGCGATGGTGATGTTCGCCTTCACTATGGTCAAACGCCGCCGGCGCCAGCACCCCAACCGTGCGGCCACGTTGTGGGCCAAGGGCACCACCGTCACGGCATTCTTCGGCGCGGGGGTTTGGGGCTTTCTGCATACCTTGGCACCGGTCAACTTTTACACCCACGGCACCCAACTTACGGCGGCTCACGGGCATCTGGCGTTCTTCGGTGCCTACGCGATGATCGTGATGACCCTGATCAGCTACGCCATGCCGCGTCTGCGGGGGCTGGGTGAAGCGCCGGATGCGCGTGCGCAGACGGTTGAGGTGTGGGGCTTCTGGATGATGGTGTTGTCGATGGTGATGATTACCCTGTTCCTCACCGCCGCGGGTGCCGTGCAGGTGTGGTTGCAACGCTGGCCGGTGGACGGTGTGGCGCTGCCGTTTATGGCCACGATGGATCATCTGAAGGTGTTGTTTTGGGCGCGGTTGGGCAGTGGTGTGGTGTTTTTGGTGGGGTTGCTTTGTTACCTGTATAGCTTTCGGCAGCGTGGTCGGGTGGCTGAAGCAGCGGTGCGGATCGTTTACTGA
- a CDS encoding c-type cytochrome, which produces MSETFTKGMARNIYFGGSVFFFLIFLALTYHTEQTFPARSNVDQLTDAVVRGKGVWERNNCVGCHTLLGEGAYFAPELGNVFKRRGGEEGFKPFLHAWMKMQPLGVPGRRAMPQFNLSDQEVDDMAEFLKWSSKIDTNNWPPNKEG; this is translated from the coding sequence ATGTCAGAGACCTTCACCAAAGGCATGGCCAGGAATATTTACTTTGGAGGAAGCGTGTTCTTCTTCCTGATTTTCCTGGCCCTGACCTATCACACCGAACAAACCTTTCCCGCCCGCAGCAACGTTGACCAACTGACCGACGCGGTGGTGCGCGGCAAAGGCGTATGGGAGCGCAACAACTGCGTCGGCTGCCACACCTTACTGGGCGAAGGCGCGTACTTTGCGCCGGAGCTGGGCAATGTGTTCAAGCGCCGGGGCGGTGAAGAGGGCTTCAAACCGTTCCTGCATGCCTGGATGAAGATGCAGCCTCTGGGTGTGCCAGGACGCCGGGCCATGCCGCAATTCAACCTCAGCGACCAGGAGGTGGACGACATGGCGGAGTTCCTCAAGTGGAGCTCGAAGATCGATACCAATAACTGGCCACCGAACAAGGAGGGCTGA
- a CDS encoding periplasmic heavy metal sensor, whose protein sequence is MTARSLKPWLFVSVLLNVFLIGGVGGGLYHWMTVAEPAEAMVNQHGLRQAMFKLPPQRRKELRQLLRHNRADSQPLVMAGREARMGVIRQLQAPTLDRDVLVAELAKAREADAALRALVDTTLAQFASGLPQDERQKLVEALYLRGQAKGKAQQALEAVH, encoded by the coding sequence ATGACAGCCAGATCCCTTAAGCCTTGGTTGTTCGTGTCGGTGTTGCTCAACGTGTTTTTGATCGGTGGGGTAGGGGGCGGCCTTTATCACTGGATGACCGTTGCCGAGCCGGCTGAAGCGATGGTCAACCAACATGGGTTGCGCCAGGCCATGTTCAAGTTGCCGCCGCAGCGCCGCAAGGAATTGCGTCAACTGCTGCGGCACAACCGTGCCGACAGCCAGCCGCTGGTCATGGCCGGGCGTGAGGCGCGCATGGGCGTGATCAGGCAACTGCAGGCGCCGACCCTGGACCGCGACGTACTGGTGGCCGAACTGGCCAAGGCGCGCGAGGCGGATGCGGCGCTCCGGGCGTTGGTGGACACGACGTTGGCGCAGTTTGCCAGTGGGTTGCCTCAGGATGAGCGGCAAAAGCTGGTGGAGGCGTTGTATCTGCGCGGGCAGGCCAAAGGCAAGGCGCAGCAAGCGCTTGAAGCGGTGCATTGA
- a CDS encoding RNA polymerase sigma factor yields the protein MKDIDPDVELLARIGNNEPAAVNEMVTRKLPRLLALASRLLGDADEAKDVAQESFLRIWRHAAGWRSGEARFDTWLHRVALNLCHDRLRRRKERALHDKDVLELPDSAPSADEQLETAERSARMAAALAALPERQREAIVLQYYQELSNIDAAALMNISVEALESLLSRARRQLRSQLADTPGLARPGRGTT from the coding sequence TTGAAAGACATTGATCCGGACGTTGAGCTGCTGGCGCGTATCGGCAACAACGAACCTGCCGCCGTCAACGAGATGGTCACGCGCAAGCTCCCGCGTTTGCTGGCGCTCGCCAGCCGGTTGCTGGGGGATGCCGACGAGGCCAAGGACGTGGCCCAGGAAAGTTTCCTGCGCATCTGGCGGCACGCCGCCGGTTGGCGCAGCGGCGAGGCGCGTTTCGATACGTGGTTGCACAGGGTGGCGCTCAACCTGTGCCACGACCGTTTGCGTCGGCGCAAAGAGCGAGCTCTGCACGATAAAGACGTGCTTGAGCTGCCGGACAGTGCGCCATCGGCCGATGAGCAACTCGAAACCGCCGAGCGCAGCGCGCGCATGGCTGCCGCCTTGGCCGCGTTGCCCGAGCGCCAGCGCGAAGCCATTGTGTTGCAGTACTACCAGGAGCTGTCGAACATTGACGCCGCAGCCCTGATGAATATCAGCGTCGAGGCACTGGAAAGCCTGCTGTCGCGGGCCCGCCGCCAGTTGCGCAGCCAACTTGCCGACACACCCGGGCTTGCCCGCCCAGGAAGGGGAACCACATGA
- a CDS encoding YXWGXW repeat-containing protein, whose amino-acid sequence MKVLTLLRYALLAPLAFAAFVSTPAFAQTEIIIRQAPPPQRVEVVPVERPGYAWDRGHWRWEGQGYAWVPGHWQPVMRNARWEPGHWEAHGPNWYWREGHWVR is encoded by the coding sequence ATGAAAGTCCTGACGCTATTGCGCTATGCCTTGCTTGCTCCACTGGCCTTTGCCGCGTTTGTCAGCACGCCGGCCTTTGCCCAGACCGAGATCATCATTCGCCAGGCACCGCCACCGCAGCGTGTGGAAGTGGTCCCGGTCGAGCGACCCGGTTACGCCTGGGACCGGGGGCACTGGCGCTGGGAAGGGCAGGGGTATGCGTGGGTGCCGGGCCACTGGCAGCCGGTGATGCGAAACGCACGCTGGGAGCCTGGCCACTGGGAAGCCCATGGCCCCAATTGGTATTGGCGTGAAGGGCATTGGGTCCGCTGA
- a CDS encoding TonB-dependent siderophore receptor: protein MSRLARPLHPLALSVAMAFAVVPLLTVQTSVAEESTQAVHSFQVPAGDLSQALNSLAEQAGLVLAFDARLTRGKRSDGLSGEYAIDVALNQLLAGSGLQALKISADRYRLEAIADNGGAMELQATTISGAYQAESPTGPVSGYVATRSLSGTKTDTALIETPQSISIVTKDQMRAQNAESLNQILRYSAAVVPETRGATASRLDQLTIRGFSPATYLDGLRMPSSRDALPQKDAFDLERVEVLRGPASVLYGQGTPSGVINMVTKRPLDTPFHEVGVEYGTFDKKRTTFDLSGPIDDQGVYSYRVAGLFDDADGQVEHTQTRRQSLSTAFTWRPDDATSLTLLGHFQKDPKGASYGSVPAWGSVLRSPTGRSIDVDFYDGEKSFEKSDREYYSLGYAFEHHFDEVWTVRQNARYLRSEGQYRSLYNNYLMADYRTIRRSTIATDVDMDAYTLDNQVQATFDTGPLQHTVLMGLDYQNTRTDTLSGSGTYTAGPTLDIFNPVYGAAVAVPAYTTDGTSRSEQTGVYLQEQLKWDKWVLLLGGRYDWASTDSSTKTLRTGGKSQSSLDSKAFTGRVGLVYLFDNGLAPYASYSESFNPQSGTGYGGSVFKPTEGKQYEVGIKYQPPGSNSFITAAIFDLRQTNVLTTDPDPTHLCGTGRCQSQDGEVQSRGFELEGKASLNDNLDITAAYAYLDNRISQSNSTVSYAPISDIGVGPAINAEGTTTYAVPRHTASAWADYTFHDGNLKGFGMGAGARYIGSSWGDTANTLKVPGYTLFDAAVHYDIKHLLNLKDNLRLALNASNLANKEYVASCYSYSWCWYGSQRTVQASATYQW, encoded by the coding sequence ATGTCGCGCCTCGCTCGTCCCTTGCATCCACTGGCCCTGTCAGTGGCGATGGCTTTTGCTGTTGTGCCGTTGCTGACTGTTCAGACTTCCGTCGCCGAAGAAAGCACCCAGGCTGTGCACAGCTTTCAGGTCCCGGCCGGTGACTTGAGCCAGGCGCTCAATAGCCTGGCCGAGCAGGCGGGGTTGGTGTTGGCATTTGATGCACGTTTGACCCGAGGCAAACGCAGCGATGGCCTGAGCGGGGAATACGCCATTGATGTGGCCCTGAACCAGTTGCTGGCCGGCAGTGGCCTGCAGGCTTTGAAGATCTCCGCCGACCGCTATCGCCTGGAGGCCATTGCGGATAACGGCGGCGCCATGGAGTTGCAGGCCACTACCATCAGCGGCGCCTACCAGGCCGAAAGCCCCACTGGGCCGGTGTCCGGTTATGTGGCGACGCGCAGCCTGTCGGGTACCAAGACCGACACCGCGTTGATCGAAACCCCGCAGTCGATCTCTATTGTCACCAAAGACCAGATGCGCGCGCAGAACGCCGAGAGCCTCAACCAGATCCTGCGCTACAGCGCTGCCGTGGTCCCGGAAACCCGTGGCGCGACGGCTTCGCGCCTGGACCAACTGACCATCCGTGGTTTCTCCCCGGCCACCTACCTCGATGGCCTGCGCATGCCATCGAGCCGTGACGCGTTGCCGCAAAAAGACGCCTTCGACCTGGAGCGCGTTGAAGTCCTGCGCGGCCCGGCGTCGGTGCTGTACGGGCAGGGCACGCCGAGCGGGGTGATCAACATGGTCACCAAGCGCCCGTTGGACACGCCGTTTCATGAAGTGGGCGTCGAATACGGCACCTTTGACAAAAAGCGCACCACCTTCGATTTGAGTGGGCCGATTGACGATCAGGGTGTTTATTCCTACCGGGTTGCCGGGCTTTTCGATGATGCGGACGGCCAGGTCGAGCACACGCAGACCCGCCGCCAGTCGCTGTCCACCGCTTTCACTTGGCGCCCTGATGACGCCACCTCGCTGACCTTGCTCGGGCATTTCCAAAAAGACCCCAAGGGTGCGTCCTACGGTTCGGTGCCGGCCTGGGGCTCGGTATTGCGCAGCCCGACGGGGCGCAGCATCGATGTGGACTTTTACGACGGCGAAAAGAGCTTCGAGAAGAGTGACCGCGAGTATTACTCCCTGGGCTATGCCTTCGAACATCACTTCGATGAGGTCTGGACGGTGCGCCAGAATGCGCGTTACCTGCGCAGCGAAGGCCAGTACCGCAGCCTCTACAACAACTACCTGATGGCGGATTATCGGACCATCCGCCGCTCGACCATCGCCACCGACGTGGACATGGACGCCTACACCCTCGACAACCAGGTGCAGGCCACATTCGACACCGGCCCGCTGCAGCACACTGTGTTGATGGGGCTCGATTATCAGAACACCCGCACCGACACCCTGTCGGGCTCAGGCACTTACACCGCCGGGCCGACCCTGGATATTTTCAACCCGGTCTACGGCGCGGCCGTTGCGGTACCGGCGTACACCACCGACGGCACGTCGCGCAGCGAACAGACCGGCGTGTACCTGCAAGAACAGCTCAAATGGGACAAATGGGTGCTGCTGCTGGGAGGGCGTTATGACTGGGCCAGCACCGATAGCAGCACCAAAACCCTGCGCACCGGGGGCAAGAGCCAGTCCTCCCTGGACAGCAAGGCCTTTACCGGCCGGGTCGGTCTGGTCTATCTGTTCGATAACGGCCTGGCGCCTTATGCCAGCTACTCGGAGTCGTTCAACCCGCAGTCGGGTACGGGGTATGGCGGTTCGGTATTCAAGCCGACCGAAGGCAAGCAGTATGAGGTCGGTATCAAGTACCAGCCGCCGGGTAGCAATAGCTTCATCACTGCCGCGATCTTCGACCTGCGCCAGACCAACGTGCTCACCACCGACCCGGACCCCACCCACCTGTGCGGCACCGGGCGCTGCCAGAGCCAGGACGGCGAGGTGCAATCGCGTGGCTTTGAGCTGGAAGGCAAGGCCAGCCTCAACGACAACCTGGATATCACCGCGGCGTACGCTTACCTCGATAACCGCATCAGCCAATCCAACAGTACCGTGAGCTATGCGCCCATCAGCGACATCGGCGTAGGCCCGGCGATCAATGCCGAGGGCACCACCACTTACGCGGTGCCACGCCACACGGCCTCGGCGTGGGCGGATTACACCTTCCATGACGGCAACCTCAAGGGCTTCGGCATGGGCGCCGGTGCGCGTTATATCGGCTCCTCGTGGGGCGACACGGCCAATACCTTGAAAGTACCGGGTTACACCTTGTTCGATGCGGCGGTGCACTACGACATCAAGCACCTCCTCAACCTCAAGGACAACCTGCGCCTGGCGCTCAATGCCAGCAACCTGGCGAATAAAGAGTACGTCGCGTCGTGTTACTCGTACTCGTGGTGCTGGTATGGCTCCCAGCGCACGGTGCAGGCGAGCGCGACCTACCAATGGTAA